In the genome of Vespa crabro chromosome 1, iyVesCrab1.2, whole genome shotgun sequence, the window ttgttattattattattattattgttattgttattattagtattattgttaatattattattattgttattattattattattattgttattgttattgttattgttattgttattattattattattattattatttttattgttattgttattattattattgttattattattgttattgttattgttattattagtattattgttattattattgttattgttattgttattgttattattattgttattgttattgttattgtNNNNNNNNNNNNNNNNNNNNNNNNNNNNNNNNNNNNNNNNNNNNNNNNNNNNNNNNNNNNNNNNNNNNNNNNNNNNNNNNNNNNNNNNNNNNNNNNNNNNNNNNNNNNNNNNNNNNNNNNNNNNNNNNNNNNNNNNNNNNNNNNNNNNNNNNNNNNNNNNNNNNNNNNNNNNNNNNNNNNNNNNNNNNNNNNNNNNNNNNaataataataaaaataataataataataataataataataataataataataataataataataacaataacattaacaataacaacaataataataataataataataataataataataacaataacaataacgataacgataacaataacaataacgataacaataacaataacaataacaataacaataacaaaaacaaaaataataataataataataataacaataataataataataacaataacaataataataacgacaacaataacaaaaacaataacaataacaataacaataataataataataataataataataacaataacaataacaataataataataataataataacaataataataacaataataataacaataacaataacaataacaataacaataacaacaacaataacaatatcaatcacaataataataataataataacaataacaataataaaaaataataacaataacaataataataacaataataataacaataataataacaataacaatagcaataacaataacaataacaacaacaataacaatatcaataacaatagtaataataataataacaataacaataataataaaaataataacaataacaataataataacaataataataacaataacaattacaataacaataataatatcaataacaataataataactatgacaataacaataataataataataatgacaataacaataacaataacaataacaataacaataacaataacaataacaataacaataacaataacaatatcaataccaataacaataataatattaataataataagaacaataacaataacaataacaataacaataacaataacgataaccataacaataacaataacaataataataataataataataataataataataataataataataataataacaattataataatagtattaataatacagtaataacaataataacattaataataataataataacaataaaaataataataataacaataataataataataataataataataataataacaataataataacaataccaataacagtaaaaataacaataacaataacaatataaataataataataataataataataataataataataacaataacgataacaataacaataacaataataataataataataataataacaataataataacaataataataacaataacaataacaataacaatatcaataacaataataataactatgacaataaaaatcacaataataataataataataaaaataataacaacaataacaataacaatatcaataacaataataataactataacaataacaataacaataataataataattataataataataacaataataataaaaataataataataataataataataataataacagtaataacaataataacattaataataataataataacaataacaataacaataactataacaataacaataacaacaataataataataataataataataataataataacaacaataacaataacaataacaataataataataataataataacaataataataacaataactataacaataactataacaataacaataacaataacaagaacaataataataataataataataataataataacaacaataacaataacaataataataataataataataataataatagtaataataataataataataacaataataataataataataacaataataataataaaagcaacaataataataataataataataataataataataataacaataacaataacaataacaataataataataataataataataataataataataataataataataataacaataacaataacaataataataataataaaaacaatgtcaataccaatgataataataataacaataacaataacaataacaataacaataacaataacaataacaataataataataataacagtaacaatatcaataacgataacaataacaataacgataacaataacaataacaataacaataacaataacaacaacaataacaataacaataacaacaacaataacaatatcaataacaatagtaataataataacaataacaataataataataattataataataatagtaataataataataataataacaataataataataaaagcaacaataataataataataataataacaataataataataataataataacaataataataataataacaataacaataataataataattataataataataacaataataataaaaataataataataataataataataataataacattaataataataataataataataataacaataacaataacaataacaacaataataataataataataataataataataataataacaataacaataacgataacgataacaataacaataacgataacaataacaataacaataacaataacaataacaataacaataacaataacaataacaataacaaaaacaaaaataataataataataataataacaataataataataataacaataacaataataataacgataacaataacaaaaacaataacaataacaataacaataacaataacaataataataataataataataataataataacaataacaataacaataataataataataataataacaataataataacaataataataacaataacaataacaataacaataacaataacaacaacaataacaatatcaatcacaataataataataataataataacaataataataacaataactataacaataactataacaataacaataacaataacaaaaacaataataataataataataataataataataataacaataacaataacaataataataataataataataataataatagtaataataataataataataacaataataataataataataacaataataataataaaagcaacaataataataataataataataataataataataataataacaataacaataacaataacaataataataataataataataataataataataataataataataataataacaataacaataacgataacaataaaaaaacaataacaatatcaataacaaataacaataacaataacgataaccataacaataacaataacaataataataataataataataataataataataatagtaataataacaataattttaataatagtaataataataaaaacaatgtcaataccaatgataataataataacaataacaataacaataacaataacaataacaataataataataataacaataacaacaacaataacgataacaataacaataacgataacaataacaataacaataacaataacaataacaataacaataacaataacaaaaacaataataataataataataataataataacaataataataataataacaataacaataataataataattataataataataacaataataataaaaataataataataataataataaaaacattaataataataataaaaataatgacaataacaataacaataacaacaataataataataataataataataataataataataacaataacaataacgatgacgataacaataacaataacgataacaataacaataacaataacaataacaataacaataacaataacaataacaaaaacaataataataataataataataataacaataataataataataacaataacaataataataataattataataataatagtaataataataataataataacaataataataataaaagcaacaataataataataataataataacaataataataataataataataataataataatatcaataacaataacaataacaataataataataataataataataataataataataataataataacaataacaataacgattacaataaaaaaaacaataaccatatcaataacaataacaataacaataataataataataataataaaaataataataataataataataataaaaataataataatagtaacagtaataacaacaataataataacaataacaataacaataacattaacaataacaataacaataacaataacaataacaataacaataacaataacaataacaataacaataacaataacaataacaataacaataacaattatagtaataataatagtaataataacaataatattaataataataataataataaaaacaatgtcaataccaatgataataataataacaataacaataacaataacaataacaataacaataataataataataacaataacaataacaataacgataacaataacaataacaataacaataacaataacaataacaataacaataacaataacaacaacaataacaatatcaataacaatagtaataataataacaataacaataataataataattataataataatagtaataataataataataataacaataataataataaaagcaacaataataataataataataataacaataataataataataataataacaataataataataataacaataacaataataataataattataataataataacaataataataaaaataataataataataataataataataacattaataataataataataataataataacaataacaataacaataacaacaataataataataataataataataataataataataataacaataacaataacgataacgataacaataacaataacgataacaataacaataacaataacaataacaataacaataacaataacaataacaataacaaaaacaaaaataataataataataataataacaataataataataataacaataacaataataataataattataataataataacgataacaataacaaaaacaataacaataacaataacaataacaataataataataataataataataataataataataataataataataataataacaataacgattacaataaaaaaaacaataaccatatcaataacaataacaataacaataacaataacaataacaataacaataacaataacaataacaataacaataacaataacaataacaattataataataataatagtaataataacaataatattaataataataataataatagaaacaatgtcaataccaattataataataataacaataacaataacaataacaataacaataacaataacaataataataataataacaataacaataacaataacaataacaataataataataataataataataataataataacaataacaataacaataataataataataataataacaataataataacaataataataacaataacaataacaataacaataacaataacaacaacaataacaatatcaatcacaataataataataataataacaataacaataataaaaaataataacaataacaataataataacaataataataacaataataataacaataataataataaaagcaacaataataataataataataataataacaataataataataataataataataacaataataataataataacaataacaataataataataattataataataataacaataataataaaaataataataataataataataataataataacattaataataataataataataataataacaataacattaacaataacaacaataataataataataataataataataataataataacaataacaataacgataacgataacaataacaataacgataacaataacaataacaataacaataacaataacaaaaacaaaaataataataataataataataacaataataataataataacaataacaataataataacgacaacaataacaaaaacaataacaataacaataacaataataataataataataataataataataataacaataacaataacaataataataataataataataacaataataataacaataataataacaataacaataacaataacaataacaataacaacaacaataacaatatcaatcacaataataataataataataacaataac includes:
- the LOC124426093 gene encoding probable cyclin-dependent serine/threonine-protein kinase DDB_G0292550; its protein translation is NNNNNNNNNYNNNYNNNNNNNKNNNNNNNNNNNNNNNNNNNNNNNNNNNSNNNNNNNNNNNNNNNNNNKSNNNNNNNNNNNNNNNNNNNNNNNNNNNNNNNNNNNNNNNNNNNNNNNKNNVNTNDNNNNNNNNNNNNNNNNNNNNNNNNSNNINNDNNNNNDNNNNNNNNNNNNNNNNNNNNNNNNINNNSNNNNNNNNNNNYNNNSNNNNNNNNNNNKSNNNNNNNNNNNNNNNNNNNNNNNNNNNNNNYNNNNNNNKNNNNNNNNNNNINNNNNNNNNNNNNNNNNNNNNNNNNNNNNNNNNDNDNNNNNDNNNNNNNNNNNNNNNNNNNNNKNKNNNNNNNNNNNNNNNNNNNNDNNNKNNNNNNNNNNNNNNNNNNNNNNNNNNNNNNNNNNNNNNNNNNNNNNNNNNNNNNNNNINHNNNNNNNNNNNNNNYNNNYNNNNNNNKNNNNNNNNNNNNNNNNNNNNNNNNNNNSNNNNNNNNNNNNNNNNNNKSNNNNNNNNNNNNNNNNNNNNNNNNNNNNNN